CCGACGCGGTGGTGCTGTGGTTCCGCGAGGAAGACGGCGATCTGACCGACGCGCTGGTGGATGCCACCACGATGATCGACCCCGGGGCACCCGTCTGGCTGCTGACGCCGAAGACAGGCCGGGACGGCTATGTCGAGCCGAGCGAGATCGGTGAGGCGGCACAGACCGCGGGCCTGGCGCAGACCAGCAGTGTCAGCGCGGGCAGGGACTGGTCAGGCAGCCGGCTGGTGACCCCGAAGGCGGCCGGGAAGAAGTAGGGCCCACGCGGTCACGCGCACCCCGCGCGCACCGCGTACGGGCATCAGGTCCCCGGGGGCTCGTCGGCCGCCGGGGACCGCGTCGTAGGCTGGGCGGAGTAACTTTACCTCCGACAGGGAAACGGATTACCCGCCCATGGCACTTGAGCCCGGCAACAAGGCCCCCGAGTTCCAGCTCCGGAACCAGCACGGCCAGACCGTCTCGCTCGCGGACTACCGCGGCGGGAAGAACGTCGTCCTGCTCTTCTACCCCTTCGCGTTCACCGGCGTCTGCACCGGCGAGCTGTGCGCGCTGCGCGACGAGCTGCCGACGTTCGTCAACGACGACGTGCAGCTCCTCGCCGTCTCCAACGACTCGCCGTTCACGCTGCGGGTCTTCGGCGAGCAGGAGGGTCTGGAGTACCCGCTGCTCTCCGACTTCTGGCCGCACGGCGAGGTCTCCCGCGCCTACGGCGTCTTCGACGAGGAGAAGGGCTGCGCCGTCCGTGGCACCTTCATCATCGACAAGGAGGGCGTGGTCCGCTGGACGGTCGTCAACGCCCTGCCCGACGCCCGCGACCTGAGCGACTACGCCACGGCGCTCCAGGCTCTGTGAGTCCGGCGCTGTGATTTCCGGGCCCCTCCAGGGGAACCCGGCCCCCCGGCATCAACGACCAGGCCGACGGCACGGAACCGGCCCCCTGTCTGACGTGTCTGCCTGCACATACCCGGCCCCGCGCGGGAGACTGGAATTCTTGTGTTTCTGAAAACTTTTGGCTGGTCATTCGGCGTCACGGTGGTCGGCCTGGCCGCCGCCTTCTTCCTCTGGGGGTGGGAGGGCTTCGCCGTGGTGGCGATCCTCTCCGTCCTGGAGATCTCGCTCTCCTTCGACAACGCGGTGGTCAACGCCGGTGTCCTGAAGCGGATGAACGAGTTCTGGCAGAAGATCTTCCTGACCATCGGCATCCTGATCGCCGTCTTCGGCATGCGGCTGGTCTTTCCCGTCGTGATCGTCGCGCTCACCGCGGGCGTCAGCCCGATCGAGGCGGTGGATCTGGCGATCGACGACCCGGACCGGTATGAGCTCCTGGTCACCGACGCCCATCCGGCGATCGCCGCCTTCGGCGGGATGTTCCTGATGATGATCTTCCTGGAGTTCATCTTCGAGGAGCGGGAGATCATGTGGCTGCGGTGGCTGGAACGCCCGCTGGCCAGGCTCGGCAAGATCGACGCCTTCTCCGTCGGCGTCGCCCTCGCCGCGCTGCTGCTGACCGCGTCCTTCATCGCCCCCGAGGCGTACCAGCACGGCGGCCTGCACGCCGACAAGACCGAGACGGTGCTGCTGGCCGGGATCGCCGGCCTGCTCACGTACCTGATCGTCGGCGGCCTGTCCGGATTCTTCGAGGACCGGCTGGAGGAGGACGAGGAGCGGGCGCACGAGGCGGAGGAGGCCGCGGCCCGCGCCGGGCGGCAGCCCACGCTGATCGGCGCCGGAGGCCGGGCCGCGTTCTTCCTCTTCCTCTACCTGGAGGTCCTGGACGCCTCGTTCTCCTTCGACGGCGTCATCGGCGCGTTCGCCATCACCAACGACATCTTCGAGATGGCGCTGGGTCTCGGCATCGGCGCCATGTACGTCAGGTCGCTCACCATCTACCTGGTCCGCCAGGGCACGCTGGAGGACTACCGGTACCTGGAGCACGGCGCGCACTACGCCATCGGCGCCCTGGCCGTCATGCTGCTGGTGAGCATCCGCTGGCACCTGCCCGAGGTCGTCACCGGTCTCGTCGGCGTGGGCCTGATCGCGGCGGCGTTCTGGTCGTCGGTCCGGCACAACAGACTGGACGCGGCGAACGGCGAGGCGGCGGAGAAGCCGGCGGTGAGCTCAGGGGTGTGAGGCCACGCGGAACGCGGAATCTTACGTAGGGGGACGGGCCGGTCACCGGCTCCGTCCCACCGCGTGGGTCACGGACCGCGTGGGTCACGGAGCCGACGACGAAGGGGAGGGGCGGCCATGGTGTCCTTGTGGACGTACTGGCGGCATGGCGGCATGCCCAAGCAGAAGTTCGACACGGTCGGCGGCCCGTCGACGTACGCGGTGGAGCTGACCAAGCGGAACGCCGTGGCCCCGCTGACGGGCGAGGGCGCGGAGACGGGCACGCTGCGGATCGAGCTGTCCTGGCGGACGCGCCCGCCCACCGACTTCAACCCGACGCAGTGGTCGACGCTGTGGCGGCGCCCGCTGGAGATCTTCAAGCCGGCCGAGGTACAAGGGCATTCGCAGGGCGTCGCCAGCATCGATCTGGACCTGGCGTGCCTGTACGAGCTGAAGGACGGCTCCAAGGGGGTCATCCAGTCCCTGGGCGGTCTGGAGGGCGACTTCAACGCGCCGCCGTACATCAAGCTCAGCGGCGACGACCGGTTCGGCACGGGCT
Above is a window of Streptomyces sp. NBC_01803 DNA encoding:
- a CDS encoding DUF475 domain-containing protein, with translation MFLKTFGWSFGVTVVGLAAAFFLWGWEGFAVVAILSVLEISLSFDNAVVNAGVLKRMNEFWQKIFLTIGILIAVFGMRLVFPVVIVALTAGVSPIEAVDLAIDDPDRYELLVTDAHPAIAAFGGMFLMMIFLEFIFEEREIMWLRWLERPLARLGKIDAFSVGVALAALLLTASFIAPEAYQHGGLHADKTETVLLAGIAGLLTYLIVGGLSGFFEDRLEEDEERAHEAEEAAARAGRQPTLIGAGGRAAFFLFLYLEVLDASFSFDGVIGAFAITNDIFEMALGLGIGAMYVRSLTIYLVRQGTLEDYRYLEHGAHYAIGALAVMLLVSIRWHLPEVVTGLVGVGLIAAAFWSSVRHNRLDAANGEAAEKPAVSSGV
- a CDS encoding peroxiredoxin, which codes for MALEPGNKAPEFQLRNQHGQTVSLADYRGGKNVVLLFYPFAFTGVCTGELCALRDELPTFVNDDVQLLAVSNDSPFTLRVFGEQEGLEYPLLSDFWPHGEVSRAYGVFDEEKGCAVRGTFIIDKEGVVRWTVVNALPDARDLSDYATALQAL
- a CDS encoding Tellurium resistance yields the protein MVSLWTYWRHGGMPKQKFDTVGGPSTYAVELTKRNAVAPLTGEGAETGTLRIELSWRTRPPTDFNPTQWSTLWRRPLEIFKPAEVQGHSQGVASIDLDLACLYELKDGSKGVIQSLGGLEGDFNAPPYIKLSGDDRFGTGSGENLYVNLDHAEEFKRLLVFVYIYDGIPAFDRADVVVTLVSADGKNVEIGLTDPAPHARSCAVALIEHHKGQLIARREVKYVYGFQSEIDRLYGWGMSWGRGTKPSRLRA
- a CDS encoding DUF3052 domain-containing protein; translated protein: MSATADHAEERTNPAARLGFQPGQVVQELGYDDDAEQELREGIEAITGQELVDENYDDVADAVVLWFREEDGDLTDALVDATTMIDPGAPVWLLTPKTGRDGYVEPSEIGEAAQTAGLAQTSSVSAGRDWSGSRLVTPKAAGKK